One Ahaetulla prasina isolate Xishuangbanna chromosome 1, ASM2864084v1, whole genome shotgun sequence DNA window includes the following coding sequences:
- the LOC131185334 gene encoding cytosolic 5'-nucleotidase 1A-like isoform X2 has protein sequence MNKRSEQKMANPDSTIINTSINQKDPKEALVIAVTTRTIFNLEKEHEIFLTKGKEEYVKHQLANENSPLEQGTAFPFIQAVQFVNKKLLERDPEEKGLFDVIVLSNNSPESGARIINSVKQYGLEISKFCFVSDEDSTQYLKTHNVKLFLSADPKDVCNALQRGVSAALIFQQEIQAPRTQLRVVFDGDAVLFSDETDRVFHEKGLEEAVEYEKIMETVPMGEGPLKAFALHLGKMRKKFGQEDSPIRIYLVTARSGRDMGTRAIKTLREWGLPTDEAFFMAGAPKGPILSKIQPHIFFDDNFHNIQGAQDVGIPSALVPYACQKGS, from the exons ATGAATAAAAG GTCAGAACAGAAGATGGCAAACCCTGACAGCACCATCATAAACACCAGCATTAACCAG AAAGATCCAAAGGAAGCATTGGTTATTGCTGTGACAACAAGGACCATTTTCAATTTGGAGAAAGAGCATGAAATCTTCTTGACAAAGGGCAAAGAGGAATATGTGAAACATCAGCTAGCAAATGAGAACAGCCCTTTGGAGCAGGGAACAGCTTTCCCTTTCATTCag GCAGTGCAGTTTGTGAACAAGAAACTTCTTGAAAGAGACCCAGAAGAAAAGGGCCTCTTTGATGTCATTGTTCTCTCCAATAACAGTCCAGAGAGTGGTGCACGAATAATCAACAGCGTGAAACAATATG GTTTGGAAATCTCCAAGTTTTGCTTTGTCAGTGATGAAGATTCTACTCAATATTTGAAAACCCACAATGTGAAACTTTTTCTCTCAGCTGACCCAAAAGATGTGTGCAATGCGCTTCAGAGAG GAGTCTCAGCAGCCCTCATCTTTCAGCAAGAGATACAGGCTCCTAGAACCCAATTACGAGTTGTCTTTGATGGTGATGCTGTACTTTTTTCGGATGAGACTGATCGTGTCTTTCATGAGAAAGGTCTTGAGGAAGCAGTAGAATATGAGAAAATTATGGAAACTGTACCCATGGGGGAG GGCCCCCTGAAAGCCTTTGCTTTGCATCTTGGGAAGATGCGTAAAAAGTTTGGTCAAGAGGACTCTCCCATCCGCATCTATTTGGTGACTGCTCGCAGTGGCCGTGATATGGGCACCCGGGCTATCAAAACCCTTCGGGAATGGGGACTGCCAACTGATGAAGCCTTCTTCATGGCTGGAGCTCCAAAAGGTCCTATCCTCTCCAAGATCCAGCCCCACATCTTTTTTGATGACAATTTTCACAATATCCAAGGCGCTCAAGATGTTGGCATACCCTCTGCATTGGTTCCTTATGCTTGCCAGAAGGGATCGTAG
- the LOC131185334 gene encoding cytosolic 5'-nucleotidase 1A-like isoform X3 translates to MANPDSTIINTSINQKDPKEALVIAVTTRTIFNLEKEHEIFLTKGKEEYVKHQLANENSPLEQGTAFPFIQAVQFVNKKLLERDPEEKGLFDVIVLSNNSPESGARIINSVKQYGLEISKFCFVSDEDSTQYLKTHNVKLFLSADPKDVCNALQRGVSAALIFQQEIQAPRTQLRVVFDGDAVLFSDETDRVFHEKGLEEAVEYEKIMETVPMGEGPLKAFALHLGKMRKKFGQEDSPIRIYLVTARSGRDMGTRAIKTLREWGLPTDEAFFMAGAPKGPILSKIQPHIFFDDNFHNIQGAQDVGIPSALVPYACQKGS, encoded by the exons ATGGCAAACCCTGACAGCACCATCATAAACACCAGCATTAACCAG AAAGATCCAAAGGAAGCATTGGTTATTGCTGTGACAACAAGGACCATTTTCAATTTGGAGAAAGAGCATGAAATCTTCTTGACAAAGGGCAAAGAGGAATATGTGAAACATCAGCTAGCAAATGAGAACAGCCCTTTGGAGCAGGGAACAGCTTTCCCTTTCATTCag GCAGTGCAGTTTGTGAACAAGAAACTTCTTGAAAGAGACCCAGAAGAAAAGGGCCTCTTTGATGTCATTGTTCTCTCCAATAACAGTCCAGAGAGTGGTGCACGAATAATCAACAGCGTGAAACAATATG GTTTGGAAATCTCCAAGTTTTGCTTTGTCAGTGATGAAGATTCTACTCAATATTTGAAAACCCACAATGTGAAACTTTTTCTCTCAGCTGACCCAAAAGATGTGTGCAATGCGCTTCAGAGAG GAGTCTCAGCAGCCCTCATCTTTCAGCAAGAGATACAGGCTCCTAGAACCCAATTACGAGTTGTCTTTGATGGTGATGCTGTACTTTTTTCGGATGAGACTGATCGTGTCTTTCATGAGAAAGGTCTTGAGGAAGCAGTAGAATATGAGAAAATTATGGAAACTGTACCCATGGGGGAG GGCCCCCTGAAAGCCTTTGCTTTGCATCTTGGGAAGATGCGTAAAAAGTTTGGTCAAGAGGACTCTCCCATCCGCATCTATTTGGTGACTGCTCGCAGTGGCCGTGATATGGGCACCCGGGCTATCAAAACCCTTCGGGAATGGGGACTGCCAACTGATGAAGCCTTCTTCATGGCTGGAGCTCCAAAAGGTCCTATCCTCTCCAAGATCCAGCCCCACATCTTTTTTGATGACAATTTTCACAATATCCAAGGCGCTCAAGATGTTGGCATACCCTCTGCATTGGTTCCTTATGCTTGCCAGAAGGGATCGTAG
- the LOC131185334 gene encoding cytosolic 5'-nucleotidase 1A-like isoform X4: MNKRWSEQKMANPDSTIINTSINQAVQFVNKKLLERDPEEKGLFDVIVLSNNSPESGARIINSVKQYGLEISKFCFVSDEDSTQYLKTHNVKLFLSADPKDVCNALQRGVSAALIFQQEIQAPRTQLRVVFDGDAVLFSDETDRVFHEKGLEEAVEYEKIMETVPMGEGPLKAFALHLGKMRKKFGQEDSPIRIYLVTARSGRDMGTRAIKTLREWGLPTDEAFFMAGAPKGPILSKIQPHIFFDDNFHNIQGAQDVGIPSALVPYACQKGS, encoded by the exons ATGAATAAAAGGTG GTCAGAACAGAAGATGGCAAACCCTGACAGCACCATCATAAACACCAGCATTAACCAG GCAGTGCAGTTTGTGAACAAGAAACTTCTTGAAAGAGACCCAGAAGAAAAGGGCCTCTTTGATGTCATTGTTCTCTCCAATAACAGTCCAGAGAGTGGTGCACGAATAATCAACAGCGTGAAACAATATG GTTTGGAAATCTCCAAGTTTTGCTTTGTCAGTGATGAAGATTCTACTCAATATTTGAAAACCCACAATGTGAAACTTTTTCTCTCAGCTGACCCAAAAGATGTGTGCAATGCGCTTCAGAGAG GAGTCTCAGCAGCCCTCATCTTTCAGCAAGAGATACAGGCTCCTAGAACCCAATTACGAGTTGTCTTTGATGGTGATGCTGTACTTTTTTCGGATGAGACTGATCGTGTCTTTCATGAGAAAGGTCTTGAGGAAGCAGTAGAATATGAGAAAATTATGGAAACTGTACCCATGGGGGAG GGCCCCCTGAAAGCCTTTGCTTTGCATCTTGGGAAGATGCGTAAAAAGTTTGGTCAAGAGGACTCTCCCATCCGCATCTATTTGGTGACTGCTCGCAGTGGCCGTGATATGGGCACCCGGGCTATCAAAACCCTTCGGGAATGGGGACTGCCAACTGATGAAGCCTTCTTCATGGCTGGAGCTCCAAAAGGTCCTATCCTCTCCAAGATCCAGCCCCACATCTTTTTTGATGACAATTTTCACAATATCCAAGGCGCTCAAGATGTTGGCATACCCTCTGCATTGGTTCCTTATGCTTGCCAGAAGGGATCGTAG
- the LOC131185334 gene encoding cytosolic 5'-nucleotidase 1A-like isoform X1, protein MNKRWSEQKMANPDSTIINTSINQKDPKEALVIAVTTRTIFNLEKEHEIFLTKGKEEYVKHQLANENSPLEQGTAFPFIQAVQFVNKKLLERDPEEKGLFDVIVLSNNSPESGARIINSVKQYGLEISKFCFVSDEDSTQYLKTHNVKLFLSADPKDVCNALQRGVSAALIFQQEIQAPRTQLRVVFDGDAVLFSDETDRVFHEKGLEEAVEYEKIMETVPMGEGPLKAFALHLGKMRKKFGQEDSPIRIYLVTARSGRDMGTRAIKTLREWGLPTDEAFFMAGAPKGPILSKIQPHIFFDDNFHNIQGAQDVGIPSALVPYACQKGS, encoded by the exons ATGAATAAAAGGTG GTCAGAACAGAAGATGGCAAACCCTGACAGCACCATCATAAACACCAGCATTAACCAG AAAGATCCAAAGGAAGCATTGGTTATTGCTGTGACAACAAGGACCATTTTCAATTTGGAGAAAGAGCATGAAATCTTCTTGACAAAGGGCAAAGAGGAATATGTGAAACATCAGCTAGCAAATGAGAACAGCCCTTTGGAGCAGGGAACAGCTTTCCCTTTCATTCag GCAGTGCAGTTTGTGAACAAGAAACTTCTTGAAAGAGACCCAGAAGAAAAGGGCCTCTTTGATGTCATTGTTCTCTCCAATAACAGTCCAGAGAGTGGTGCACGAATAATCAACAGCGTGAAACAATATG GTTTGGAAATCTCCAAGTTTTGCTTTGTCAGTGATGAAGATTCTACTCAATATTTGAAAACCCACAATGTGAAACTTTTTCTCTCAGCTGACCCAAAAGATGTGTGCAATGCGCTTCAGAGAG GAGTCTCAGCAGCCCTCATCTTTCAGCAAGAGATACAGGCTCCTAGAACCCAATTACGAGTTGTCTTTGATGGTGATGCTGTACTTTTTTCGGATGAGACTGATCGTGTCTTTCATGAGAAAGGTCTTGAGGAAGCAGTAGAATATGAGAAAATTATGGAAACTGTACCCATGGGGGAG GGCCCCCTGAAAGCCTTTGCTTTGCATCTTGGGAAGATGCGTAAAAAGTTTGGTCAAGAGGACTCTCCCATCCGCATCTATTTGGTGACTGCTCGCAGTGGCCGTGATATGGGCACCCGGGCTATCAAAACCCTTCGGGAATGGGGACTGCCAACTGATGAAGCCTTCTTCATGGCTGGAGCTCCAAAAGGTCCTATCCTCTCCAAGATCCAGCCCCACATCTTTTTTGATGACAATTTTCACAATATCCAAGGCGCTCAAGATGTTGGCATACCCTCTGCATTGGTTCCTTATGCTTGCCAGAAGGGATCGTAG